A part of Methanohalobium evestigatum Z-7303 genomic DNA contains:
- a CDS encoding undecaprenyl diphosphate synthase family protein, with product MNLIALLYEKILLRKIKKSPDKVPEHVTIVLSDTDISGKDGLSKLFSVILWYRKLGINIISIYVNLSTGGKNLSINGISYPVEMLETRSHRLPKDVGFEIYDNNGYLKKEHKGSSMHVYLFLGFGGKSEITNAVRSVLSDVSSQKIDPEDIDENEIESRLLVKHEPDMIIRAGGKNLSDFLIWQSVYSELYFTDVNWDKVRKIDMIRAIRDFQKRQRKFGK from the coding sequence ATGAATTTGATAGCATTATTATATGAAAAAATACTGTTGAGAAAAATCAAAAAATCACCTGATAAGGTACCCGAACATGTAACAATAGTTCTTTCAGATACAGATATATCTGGCAAGGACGGATTATCAAAATTGTTTTCTGTAATTTTGTGGTATAGAAAACTTGGTATAAATATAATCAGTATATATGTTAATTTATCCACTGGCGGTAAAAATCTGTCTATAAACGGAATTTCTTACCCTGTGGAAATGCTGGAAACCAGATCACATAGGCTTCCTAAAGATGTCGGATTTGAAATTTATGATAATAATGGGTATTTAAAGAAGGAGCACAAAGGCTCATCAATGCATGTATATCTATTTCTTGGATTTGGTGGAAAAAGTGAAATCACAAATGCGGTGCGTTCGGTGTTGTCTGATGTCAGTTCACAAAAAATTGACCCGGAAGATATCGATGAAAATGAAATCGAATCCCGTTTACTTGTAAAACACGAACCTGATATGATCATACGTGCTGGAGGAAAAAACCTTTCTGATTTTTTGATTTGGCAGTCTGTGTATTCAGAACTATACTTTACCGATGTAAACTGGGACAAGGTGAGAAAAATCGATATGATTAGAGCAATCAGAGATTTCCAGAAACGCCAGCGGAAATTTGGGAAATGA
- a CDS encoding ATP-binding protein has product MSGETLDIVELLLTAEVYNKYSEMDVNDLPKQIRKNYWDREKKTVPKPINVSVSDIKNIYEIEDIKSAIKSLPFVDIDELQFTVKLTAFDMGADWFKKQDGAMDRIGNNPALSFYFEKKETEGVSYESTRSKSAPKEVDREWVDSLITEIEQEEGGEDMLKLAHIEAPEDIMQTFEDIVLTDEQEDEVEKIVKAIQYREHLKTIGMYDIGKLLLIGAPGTGKTSVARAVSHRLSLPFVEVRLSMVTDQYLGETAKNIDRVFTLAKRLNPCVLFIDEFDFVAKKRTSDESAALKRAVNTLLKAIDEVSLTNDGVLLIAATNHPNMLDTAAWRRFDEVMNFPLPDMEMRKMILDRVTSDIDGDLDTEEIAQITEGYAGSDLRMVIREGVLSALMEDRKALTQDDLKKAVENFNQREIVKSDEYA; this is encoded by the coding sequence ATGTCCGGTGAAACTTTAGATATAGTAGAATTGCTATTGACTGCTGAGGTTTATAACAAGTATTCTGAAATGGATGTAAACGACCTACCTAAACAAATACGTAAAAATTACTGGGATCGTGAAAAAAAGACAGTTCCAAAACCAATCAATGTTTCAGTGTCTGATATTAAAAACATCTATGAAATAGAAGATATAAAAAGTGCTATAAAGTCTCTACCATTTGTGGATATTGATGAACTGCAATTCACAGTGAAACTTACTGCTTTTGATATGGGTGCAGATTGGTTCAAAAAGCAGGATGGTGCAATGGACAGGATTGGGAATAATCCCGCGTTGTCTTTCTATTTTGAAAAGAAAGAGACCGAGGGTGTCAGTTATGAAAGTACCCGGTCAAAAAGTGCACCAAAAGAAGTAGACAGGGAATGGGTGGATTCTCTAATAACTGAAATTGAGCAGGAAGAAGGGGGCGAGGATATGCTAAAACTTGCCCATATTGAAGCCCCTGAAGATATAATGCAGACTTTTGAAGATATTGTTCTGACAGATGAACAGGAAGATGAAGTTGAAAAGATAGTGAAGGCTATCCAGTATCGTGAACATCTTAAAACCATAGGAATGTATGATATAGGTAAACTTCTTCTGATAGGTGCACCCGGTACAGGGAAAACTTCGGTAGCCAGAGCCGTATCACACCGTTTATCACTGCCGTTTGTAGAAGTCAGACTTTCAATGGTTACAGACCAGTATCTTGGAGAAACAGCCAAAAATATCGACCGTGTATTTACACTTGCCAAACGATTAAACCCCTGTGTGCTTTTTATTGATGAATTCGATTTTGTTGCAAAAAAGCGAACCTCTGACGAAAGTGCTGCACTCAAAAGAGCAGTGAACACCCTTCTCAAGGCTATTGATGAGGTAAGCCTTACAAATGATGGAGTATTATTGATAGCAGCAACCAATCATCCAAATATGCTGGATACCGCTGCATGGAGGCGCTTTGATGAAGTTATGAATTTCCCATTACCTGATATGGAAATGAGAAAAATGATTCTTGATAGAGTAACCAGTGATATTGATGGTGATTTGGATACCGAAGAAATAGCACAAATAACTGAAGGATATGCTGGTTCAGACCTTCGAATGGTAATTCGTGAAGGAGTATTAAGTGCCCTGATGGAGGACAGAAAAGCGCTTACACAGGATGATTTGAAAAAGGCGGTGGAAAACTTCAACCAACGTGAAATAGTTAAATCCGATGAATACGCATAA
- a CDS encoding DUF5817 domain-containing protein, translating into MFRYAVIVCTKCRQHAQIIENDNKKTTKCQNCGSTLNVDKLRFFYQCDNLDDAVSARTKVQSQIQGQEQIQDISKHMGFIDATEFSEYKPVSHSDKDKSKHTSFKKDERKIIINLLESNNGEMEMGRLKSWAFEKGVDSDKFEKIIDSMFKTGELYSPSMTDILKLVP; encoded by the coding sequence ATGTTTCGATATGCAGTAATAGTCTGTACAAAATGCAGGCAACATGCACAGATTATTGAAAACGACAATAAAAAAACTACAAAATGCCAGAACTGCGGTTCAACTTTAAATGTAGATAAACTTCGATTTTTCTATCAATGTGATAACCTTGATGATGCGGTATCTGCCCGTACAAAAGTCCAATCCCAGATACAAGGTCAGGAACAAATTCAGGATATATCAAAACATATGGGGTTTATAGACGCAACTGAATTCAGTGAATACAAACCTGTATCCCATTCTGACAAAGATAAATCAAAACACACCAGTTTTAAAAAAGATGAGAGAAAAATAATCATTAATTTGCTGGAATCAAACAACGGTGAAATGGAAATGGGCAGACTAAAAAGCTGGGCTTTTGAAAAAGGAGTGGATTCTGACAAATTTGAAAAAATAATAGATTCTATGTTTAAAACCGGTGAACTATATTCACCATCAATGACTGATATTTTAAAGCTTGTACCCTGA
- a CDS encoding redox-regulated ATPase YchF, with protein sequence MMEEIDTIVNKINANTLESSDLLSFSKNLEDKINQGEIQASKDDAQWFQIYGFILKKLEIFEEGNPYDMRGSDWRNYIDSFDKLRSLTADMEEKNLIENPVWHVQDVSFYDIKNPELYREYVYFRTRNHIEKLKSLNPL encoded by the coding sequence ATGATGGAAGAAATTGATACCATAGTTAACAAAATTAACGCCAATACATTAGAATCATCTGATTTATTATCATTTTCAAAAAACTTGGAAGATAAAATAAATCAAGGAGAAATACAGGCATCAAAGGATGATGCACAATGGTTCCAGATTTATGGATTCATATTAAAAAAACTTGAAATCTTTGAAGAGGGAAATCCCTACGATATGAGAGGCAGTGACTGGAGAAACTACATAGACAGTTTTGATAAATTAAGGTCGTTGACAGCTGATATGGAAGAGAAAAACCTGATAGAAAACCCAGTATGGCATGTCCAAGATGTATCATTTTATGATATTAAAAACCCCGAATTGTATAGAGAGTATGTTTATTTCCGAACCAGAAACCACATTGAAAAGTTAAAATCCCTTAACCCCCTATAA
- a CDS encoding MBL fold metallo-hydrolase: MKITLLGTGDTTGVPVIGCHCPTCTDAYSNDKNKRTRFSILVESDAGKILIDTSPDMKWQLIANDVSGVDGVIWTHGHYDHFAGFPEFYRVQKKVDVYGVPETLDYIMDYFHFLKPRRHDVQLYEPFELIGLTFVLFEVNHLPIKKAVGVMVCEGEKKVVITGDTNKDVPQKSMDLIHKPDLLVVDAIVPPSITSIKKHMNAIQALDFSEKIKAKKVVFVHMSHFFKPHDEESKNYPLGYDGMKFDI, from the coding sequence ATGAAAATCACACTTCTTGGAACCGGTGATACGACAGGAGTACCTGTAATAGGCTGTCACTGTCCAACCTGTACAGATGCATATTCAAACGATAAAAACAAAAGGACACGCTTTTCCATACTGGTTGAATCTGATGCAGGAAAGATTCTGATTGACACCAGTCCAGATATGAAATGGCAGTTAATAGCCAATGATGTAAGCGGAGTTGATGGTGTAATCTGGACACATGGGCATTATGACCATTTTGCAGGTTTCCCTGAATTTTACAGGGTTCAGAAAAAAGTGGATGTGTACGGTGTACCAGAGACTCTTGACTATATCATGGACTATTTCCATTTTTTAAAACCCAGAAGACATGATGTCCAGCTCTATGAACCCTTTGAATTGATAGGATTAACCTTTGTACTTTTTGAAGTAAATCATCTTCCGATTAAAAAAGCGGTAGGGGTTATGGTCTGTGAAGGTGAAAAAAAAGTTGTTATTACAGGTGATACCAACAAAGATGTTCCTCAAAAGAGTATGGATTTAATCCACAAACCCGATCTTTTGGTAGTGGATGCAATAGTACCTCCCAGTATAACCTCCATCAAAAAACATATGAATGCCATACAAGCGCTTGATTTTTCAGAAAAAATAAAAGCAAAAAAAGTAGTGTTTGTTCATATGAGCCACTTTTTCAAACCGCATGATGAAGAAAGTAAAAATTATCCGCTCGGATATGATGGAATGAAATTTGATATTTAA
- a CDS encoding redox-regulated ATPase YchF, giving the protein MSITIGLAGKPNSGKSTFFKSATMADVDIANYPFTTISANHGVTYVRTECPCMKLNQRCGNCVEGIRFVPVEVIDVAGLVPDAWKGRGLGNAFLDELRQAKAIIHVIDASGSTDIEGNPVDKGGHDPMDDIEFLNREITMWMYGILKRNWDSLSRKIKAENLKLEEALANQLGGAGVSDHQVHEALVTSELSRNHVKWTDDNLVTLCDNIRSISKPVIVAANKIDVASEENIEKLLNLDIMVVSTSAAAEFALKSASKNNAIKYLPGSDDFTIISENMTKEQKKGIEDLRDFLKSRGGTGVQECINRAVFDLLDMVIVYPVEDENKWTDKKGRILPDAYLMKRGSTPHDLAYQVHSDIGDHFLYAVDGRTRMRMGEKHELDNGDVVKIVSSAK; this is encoded by the coding sequence ATGTCAATAACCATAGGTCTAGCAGGAAAACCGAATTCTGGTAAATCCACATTCTTTAAATCCGCCACAATGGCGGATGTAGATATAGCCAATTATCCTTTTACAACAATCAGTGCCAATCACGGAGTTACTTATGTAAGAACCGAGTGCCCATGTATGAAGTTAAACCAGCGATGCGGTAATTGTGTCGAAGGTATTCGTTTTGTACCAGTTGAAGTGATTGATGTTGCAGGACTGGTACCTGATGCATGGAAAGGTCGAGGACTTGGAAACGCATTCCTTGATGAGTTGAGGCAGGCAAAAGCAATTATACATGTCATCGATGCTTCAGGAAGTACCGATATAGAGGGAAATCCTGTTGATAAAGGTGGCCATGATCCCATGGATGATATAGAATTTTTAAACCGTGAAATAACCATGTGGATGTATGGAATACTGAAACGTAACTGGGACAGTTTGTCCAGAAAAATCAAAGCAGAAAACCTTAAACTTGAAGAAGCCTTAGCCAACCAGCTTGGAGGTGCAGGGGTATCGGATCATCAGGTTCATGAAGCACTGGTGACATCAGAACTATCAAGAAACCATGTAAAATGGACTGATGATAATCTGGTAACACTCTGTGATAATATCCGTTCCATAAGTAAACCGGTAATTGTTGCTGCCAATAAAATCGATGTGGCTTCTGAAGAAAATATAGAAAAACTACTCAACCTTGATATAATGGTTGTTTCTACAAGTGCGGCAGCAGAATTTGCACTCAAATCCGCATCCAAAAACAATGCCATAAAATACTTGCCCGGCAGTGATGATTTTACTATAATTTCTGAAAATATGACAAAGGAACAGAAAAAAGGTATTGAAGATTTGAGAGATTTTCTTAAAAGCAGGGGAGGTACAGGGGTACAGGAATGTATAAACAGGGCGGTTTTTGATTTACTCGATATGGTTATTGTGTATCCTGTTGAGGATGAAAATAAATGGACTGATAAAAAAGGAAGAATTTTACCTGATGCCTATCTTATGAAACGAGGTTCTACACCTCATGACCTTGCCTATCAGGTACATTCTGATATTGGTGACCATTTCCTTTACGCTGTTGACGGTAGAACAAGGATGCGTATGGGTGAAAAACACGAACTTGACAACGGTGATGTTGTAAAGATAGTATCCTCTGCCAAATAA
- the rimI gene encoding ribosomal protein S18-alanine N-acetyltransferase, whose amino-acid sequence MIRKAKKSDISAVLEIEELSFQIPWPDYLFRTILGNPGFVVYEKNNIIVGYVVIDIVKNYAHIANIAVHPKYHRMKIGSYLINWCKLFGKKRGADALILEVREKNINAQRFYHENGFYIKGIVPEYYIDDNAIVMEKTIS is encoded by the coding sequence ATGATAAGAAAAGCCAAAAAATCTGATATATCAGCTGTTTTAGAGATAGAAGAATTATCATTCCAGATACCCTGGCCTGACTATCTTTTCAGAACTATTCTTGGCAATCCCGGTTTTGTCGTTTATGAGAAAAATAATATCATTGTGGGTTATGTAGTAATCGATATTGTCAAAAATTATGCACACATAGCAAATATTGCAGTCCATCCCAAATACCACAGGATGAAAATCGGTTCCTACCTTATTAACTGGTGTAAACTGTTTGGCAAAAAAAGAGGGGCAGATGCTTTAATTCTTGAAGTCAGAGAGAAAAATATCAACGCTCAGAGATTCTACCATGAAAACGGATTTTATATAAAGGGCATTGTACCAGAATATTACATTGATGACAACGCGATTGTCATGGAAAAGACAATTTCCTGA